Proteins co-encoded in one Bremerella sp. TYQ1 genomic window:
- a CDS encoding nuclear transport factor 2 family protein: MSLNLPQAVTNYFQADELNGESVARCFTESAVVTDEGNTYRGQAAIRQWKDDIAAKYDYTCEPFNSVHEDGKVVVTCRLTGNFPGSPADLRFRFELEGDQIATLEIAP, from the coding sequence ATGAGTCTCAATCTTCCCCAAGCAGTCACCAATTACTTCCAAGCGGATGAGTTGAATGGCGAGTCTGTGGCAAGATGCTTCACGGAAAGTGCCGTCGTGACAGACGAAGGAAACACCTATCGAGGCCAGGCAGCAATCCGACAATGGAAAGACGACATCGCCGCAAAATACGACTACACCTGCGAACCGTTCAACAGCGTTCACGAGGATGGCAAAGTTGTTGTCACGTGTCGATTGACGGGGAACTTTCCCGGTAGCCCGGCCGATTTGAGGTTCCGCTTCGAGCTGGAAGGGGACCAAATCGCGACGTTAGAAATTGCTCCGTAA
- a CDS encoding c-type cytochrome domain-containing protein, whose protein sequence is MKYVSLTPLALMIVLGCTALSVAAEGPSYADNIEPILRKYCVGCHNDTEPEGDLSLQSFDPQKTEISLGKLIQPGDAKNSHLMSVIRGTAEPKMPPEGEPTPSQNEIEALASWIDAGAVMSSKTDKWKLPVAPIQSESDVRPISAMAMSTDGKQIAVGRYGQAQIFNVSENGDFDLNNPQIEIDQLPGKVTAIHFDRSNHSVAIASGVTGVAGYAGLYSVKSGDLIRSFEGHNDILFDAEISPNGKYLATCGYDRKIVLWDIDSGEKLHELLGHNGAVYDVGFSPDSEFLVSGSADDTCKVWRVRDAMRLDTLPQPLKEIYCCSFSPDGKTIVASGADNNLRVWKFVSKDGPKINPMIRARFAHEGPVQRLLFNEDGSKLFTVGNDLAVKLWETADYTELKLWEDRPEVAMAACYHPASQTLFLGQMNGQVERIQWAAEKQSTNEPANVPVIAPMPIASTEMAAMEEKEGNNDPESAQTVAFPATIKGVIFNKEESPDIDFFRFSAKAGQTWVLETNAARQKSLLDSHISVYHTDGTPVERVRLQAIRDSYFTFRGKDDAISDDFRIFNWEEMKLNQYLYANGEVTRLWLHPRGPDSGFRVYPGQGSRWGFFDTTPLAHALGEPCYVVQPVPTGQAIVPNGLPVFTLYYENDDESRRTMGDDSRLFFTVPEDGDYLVKVRDVRGFEGENFHYELTARPRKQDFRVDNAFKDIKIGAESYREIRFRCTRMDNFDGPIMVTVEGLPETFSVTSPIIIEEGQIEAMGVLHAKKDAKTLTDDQMKNVKISASAVIEDETVSHDVAGFKKVEVRQETKLGLRIEPSEKGAQPIDTEGDGPLEFEIEPGQTIMLKVVADRRGEKGNISFGKEGAGRNLPFAVNVANLGLNGLMIMSDLDEREFFITADEVAEPTSRLFHLQTGSDGGHATQPILLHVRPSQDAPF, encoded by the coding sequence ATGAAATACGTTTCACTTACTCCCTTGGCCCTGATGATCGTCCTTGGATGTACTGCGCTAAGTGTCGCAGCCGAGGGGCCGTCGTACGCTGACAATATTGAACCGATCTTGCGGAAGTATTGTGTCGGCTGCCACAACGATACGGAACCGGAAGGCGATCTTTCGCTTCAGTCGTTCGATCCGCAGAAAACCGAGATATCTCTTGGCAAGCTGATCCAACCGGGTGACGCGAAGAACAGCCATTTAATGTCGGTGATTCGAGGGACCGCTGAACCGAAGATGCCTCCCGAAGGTGAACCGACCCCAAGCCAGAATGAGATCGAAGCGTTGGCAAGTTGGATTGATGCAGGCGCAGTGATGTCGTCCAAGACTGACAAATGGAAGCTTCCCGTTGCCCCCATTCAATCGGAATCCGATGTACGGCCAATTTCAGCGATGGCGATGTCGACCGATGGAAAGCAAATTGCGGTCGGGCGGTATGGGCAAGCTCAGATATTCAACGTGAGCGAGAATGGTGATTTCGATTTGAATAATCCGCAGATCGAAATCGACCAGTTGCCTGGCAAAGTAACTGCGATCCATTTCGATCGCTCAAACCACTCCGTAGCCATTGCGTCAGGCGTAACTGGCGTTGCCGGATACGCGGGCCTCTACTCGGTAAAATCAGGAGACCTGATTCGCTCGTTTGAAGGGCACAACGATATCCTCTTTGACGCCGAGATTTCTCCTAATGGAAAGTACCTGGCAACGTGTGGATACGATCGAAAGATCGTTCTTTGGGACATCGATTCCGGCGAAAAACTGCACGAGTTGTTAGGGCATAACGGGGCGGTCTATGACGTCGGCTTCAGTCCAGATAGCGAATTCCTGGTATCCGGCAGCGCGGATGATACCTGTAAAGTGTGGCGAGTACGCGATGCGATGCGGCTGGATACGTTACCGCAACCGTTAAAGGAAATTTATTGCTGCAGCTTTTCGCCCGATGGAAAAACGATCGTCGCCAGCGGAGCGGACAATAACCTCCGGGTGTGGAAGTTCGTCTCGAAGGATGGCCCGAAGATCAATCCCATGATTCGCGCACGCTTCGCTCACGAAGGTCCCGTGCAGCGACTTTTGTTTAACGAGGATGGATCGAAGCTGTTTACCGTCGGTAACGACCTGGCGGTGAAGCTGTGGGAGACGGCCGACTATACCGAGCTGAAACTGTGGGAAGATCGTCCCGAAGTTGCCATGGCGGCATGTTATCACCCAGCGAGTCAGACCCTCTTCTTGGGTCAGATGAACGGTCAGGTAGAACGCATCCAGTGGGCGGCCGAAAAGCAATCAACGAATGAGCCTGCGAACGTCCCTGTCATCGCGCCCATGCCCATAGCGTCCACCGAAATGGCTGCGATGGAAGAAAAAGAAGGAAACAACGACCCTGAATCGGCGCAGACTGTTGCGTTTCCTGCAACGATTAAGGGGGTAATCTTCAATAAGGAAGAATCGCCTGACATCGACTTCTTCCGATTCTCTGCGAAAGCAGGGCAAACGTGGGTGCTAGAAACAAACGCGGCTCGTCAGAAGAGTCTGCTCGACTCGCATATTTCGGTCTATCACACCGATGGAACGCCGGTCGAGCGCGTTCGACTTCAGGCCATTCGCGACTCCTACTTTACGTTTCGTGGGAAGGACGATGCGATATCGGACGACTTCCGAATCTTCAATTGGGAAGAGATGAAGCTGAACCAATACCTATACGCCAACGGTGAAGTGACTCGGCTTTGGCTTCACCCGCGTGGCCCTGATAGTGGTTTTCGGGTTTATCCTGGCCAAGGAAGTCGCTGGGGATTTTTCGATACGACGCCACTTGCTCATGCATTGGGAGAGCCCTGCTATGTGGTTCAGCCAGTCCCCACCGGACAAGCGATTGTTCCTAATGGACTGCCTGTCTTCACGCTTTATTACGAGAACGACGACGAATCTCGCCGGACGATGGGAGATGACTCGCGTTTATTCTTCACGGTGCCAGAAGATGGCGATTACCTGGTGAAAGTGCGGGATGTTCGTGGATTCGAAGGGGAGAACTTCCACTATGAACTGACCGCGCGGCCACGTAAGCAAGACTTTCGCGTCGATAACGCCTTCAAAGATATCAAGATTGGGGCCGAGAGTTACCGCGAAATCCGATTTCGCTGCACGCGGATGGATAACTTTGATGGCCCGATCATGGTGACCGTCGAGGGCCTGCCGGAGACATTTTCAGTGACCTCCCCCATCATTATCGAAGAGGGGCAGATTGAAGCGATGGGCGTGCTTCATGCCAAAAAGGATGCTAAGACGCTTACAGACGATCAAATGAAGAACGTCAAAATTTCTGCGTCGGCTGTCATCGAAGACGAAACCGTTTCCCACGACGTAGCAGGTTTTAAGAAGGTCGAAGTCCGTCAGGAAACGAAACTGGGTTTACGTATTGAACCTTCCGAAAAGGGAGCGCAGCCAATCGATACCGAAGGCGACGGGCCATTGGAGTTCGAGATCGAACCAGGCCAAACCATTATGCTAAAAGTCGTTGCCGATCGACGTGGCGAAAAAGGGAACATCAGTTTTGGCAAAGAAGGCGCCGGACGGAATCTCCCTTTTGCAGTGAATGTGGCGAATCTTGGGCTCAATGGCCTGATGATCATGTCTGACTTGGACGAACGTGAATTCTTTATCACGGCGGACGAAGTCGCCGAACCGACGTCACGTCTGTTTCATCTGCAAACGGGATCCGATGGGGGACACGCGACGCAGCCAATTCTCTTGCACGTTCGCCCCAGCCAAGACGCTCCCTTTTAG
- a CDS encoding glycoside hydrolase family 2 protein, with translation MTPNFSSRSQLFSWLTTCAVMLFPMAVQSAEPDPNAIDGPWNYTVVPPKDGWQNPQFDTTNWETGYGGFGTRGTPKSRVATVWDSTDIWLRRTYDLESIPEKPALLIHHDEDTEVYLNGKQVATFTKWSVDYNVFPLTAEGVEALKVGTNVLAAHTRQDTGGQYIDIHLIDANDVPELPPARIPEKPYQSDLITEWGSKVREDNVWQEYPRPQMTRDNWDNLNGLWNYAITSENQDNIPEQWNGKILVPFAIESKLSGVQRNLRPTEALWYHRSVELQPTEEERTLLNFEAVDYACRVYVNGIEVGSHVGGSTPFSIDVTKAAKSGLNDIVVRVEDKTGGWQLRGKQTLTPEGIWYTQVSGIWQTVWVEQVPATYVSDVKILTDPDTGRIQVFPTVEGNGAKKVSLKATVYDNGNPVVDVTSADESLVMEIPNAKLWSPSQPHLYDISVAVLDAEGNVVDMVGTYTGIRSVGTMRDRDGHLRFTLNGQPIFHWGPLDQGWWPDGLLTPPSDEAMLFDIEYLQAAGFNMIRKHIKVEPRRYYYHCDRLGMMVWQDQVSGGKSPPWTRMRPNPTDADWTDEAHTQYLNEFDEMIDTLDSHPSIVVWVPFNEAWGQHRTVSTGEWTLKRDPTRLVNIASGGNYWPVGHVADQHSYPHPSFPLEQKRLDDMVKVVGEFGGHGWPVDGHLWKKTKANWGYGGLPRSVKEYQARYQESIDILEDLKTKGIAGAVYTQTTDVESEINGLMTYDRKVIKIPAEELRTIHAPLLP, from the coding sequence ATGACCCCAAACTTCTCTTCACGCAGCCAACTGTTTAGCTGGCTTACCACATGTGCCGTGATGCTTTTTCCTATGGCTGTTCAATCCGCTGAACCTGATCCTAATGCGATAGATGGCCCCTGGAATTACACGGTTGTTCCTCCAAAAGATGGCTGGCAGAATCCGCAGTTCGATACGACGAACTGGGAAACGGGATATGGCGGTTTCGGCACGCGGGGAACGCCCAAGTCGCGTGTGGCGACCGTTTGGGATTCGACCGATATCTGGCTTCGCCGCACGTACGACTTGGAATCGATTCCTGAGAAGCCAGCTCTTCTAATTCACCATGACGAAGACACGGAAGTTTATCTCAATGGAAAACAGGTCGCCACATTCACTAAGTGGTCGGTCGATTACAACGTGTTTCCGCTGACAGCAGAAGGAGTCGAAGCGTTGAAAGTGGGAACCAACGTGCTTGCAGCACATACCCGGCAAGACACAGGCGGCCAGTACATTGACATTCATTTGATCGATGCCAACGACGTTCCTGAACTTCCTCCGGCACGAATCCCTGAAAAGCCCTACCAGTCCGATCTCATCACCGAATGGGGATCGAAGGTCCGCGAAGACAATGTTTGGCAAGAGTATCCGCGTCCTCAAATGACGCGTGACAACTGGGATAATTTGAACGGGCTATGGAACTACGCGATCACATCTGAGAACCAGGATAACATTCCGGAACAGTGGAACGGCAAAATCCTGGTTCCCTTCGCAATTGAATCGAAGTTGTCAGGCGTTCAACGCAATTTACGTCCGACCGAAGCGTTGTGGTACCACCGCAGTGTCGAACTTCAACCGACAGAAGAAGAACGCACGCTATTGAATTTCGAGGCGGTCGACTACGCTTGTCGCGTTTACGTCAACGGTATCGAAGTGGGTAGCCATGTCGGCGGCAGCACGCCGTTTTCAATCGACGTTACCAAAGCGGCTAAGTCTGGATTGAACGATATCGTCGTCCGTGTCGAAGATAAAACCGGCGGCTGGCAGCTTCGTGGTAAGCAGACACTGACGCCTGAAGGAATTTGGTATACGCAAGTATCCGGCATCTGGCAAACGGTTTGGGTGGAACAAGTTCCAGCGACATACGTTTCGGATGTTAAGATCTTGACCGATCCGGACACTGGTCGAATTCAAGTGTTTCCTACCGTGGAAGGCAACGGAGCCAAAAAGGTTTCACTTAAAGCGACCGTGTACGACAACGGCAATCCCGTGGTGGACGTGACTTCGGCTGACGAGTCGCTAGTGATGGAAATTCCCAACGCCAAGCTATGGTCCCCTAGCCAGCCGCATTTGTACGACATCAGCGTTGCCGTTCTGGATGCTGAAGGAAACGTTGTTGATATGGTCGGAACCTATACCGGGATCCGATCTGTCGGAACAATGCGCGACCGGGACGGCCATCTTCGGTTTACGCTCAATGGGCAACCGATCTTCCATTGGGGCCCGCTCGACCAAGGTTGGTGGCCAGATGGCCTTCTGACTCCGCCATCGGATGAAGCGATGCTGTTTGACATCGAGTATCTGCAAGCGGCGGGCTTCAACATGATCCGCAAACATATCAAAGTCGAGCCCCGCCGATACTATTATCACTGCGATCGCCTCGGCATGATGGTTTGGCAAGATCAAGTCAGCGGCGGCAAAAGTCCTCCCTGGACTCGCATGCGTCCTAACCCCACGGATGCCGATTGGACGGACGAAGCACACACGCAATATCTCAACGAATTCGACGAGATGATCGATACGCTGGATAGTCATCCTAGCATTGTCGTTTGGGTTCCATTCAATGAAGCCTGGGGACAGCATCGTACGGTCTCCACAGGGGAATGGACGTTAAAGCGAGATCCGACGCGACTGGTCAACATTGCTAGTGGTGGGAACTATTGGCCGGTGGGTCACGTTGCCGATCAGCACAGCTATCCTCATCCAAGCTTTCCACTAGAACAAAAGCGGTTGGACGACATGGTGAAAGTTGTCGGCGAATTCGGTGGTCATGGTTGGCCAGTCGATGGGCATCTGTGGAAGAAGACCAAGGCCAACTGGGGATACGGCGGCTTGCCACGTTCGGTGAAAGAATATCAGGCTCGCTACCAGGAATCGATCGATATCTTGGAAGACCTGAAGACGAAAGGAATCGCAGGCGCCGTCTATACGCAGACAACCGACGTGGAAAGCGAGATTAACGGGCTGATGACGTACGATCGGAAGGTAATTAAGATTCCCGCCGAGGAATTGCGAACGATTCACGCTCCGCTATTGCCATAG
- a CDS encoding sulfatase, translating to MILRRLLCLLMILAFAPALMAADAPKKPNILFVLCDDLRPDAVGCLGSEHVKTPNIDRLANEGLLFRNSFCTTSLCSPSRASILTGLYAHAHGVTNNFTEFPTETATFPKRLQDAGYETAYIGKYHMGEDNDEPRPGFDWFVTHKGQGKYFDTAFNINGQGAKVVEGYYTHVVTNMAIDWLEKDHGDKPWCLMIGQKAPHSFYFPEPKYEHAFDDVQVEYPKTAFDLEDKPKWIKQRLSTWHGIYGPLFDWRKDFPDDSPEGVKAFEDMVHAYWGTILSVDDSMGRLYDWLEKSGELDNTVIVFMGDNGLLEGEHGMVDKRTAHEMSIRVPLIVRYPELGKGKTLDQQVLTVDMAPTLIELAGGKPIENIHGASWAKLADGSDDDWRTSWIYYYDYEKQFPYTPNVRALRTDRWKYIRYPHGDGSPDRHMAELYDLQNDPKETKNLAADAKHADLVQSLRKELDQEMANVGLTPKTDKMPIDQGIGQELPDEKIR from the coding sequence ATGATTTTGCGGCGACTTCTTTGCCTGTTGATGATTCTTGCGTTTGCCCCAGCATTGATGGCTGCGGACGCTCCGAAAAAGCCTAATATCTTGTTCGTTCTGTGCGATGATCTGCGGCCAGATGCTGTGGGATGTCTGGGCAGCGAGCATGTGAAAACGCCCAACATCGATCGTCTAGCGAACGAAGGGCTTTTGTTTCGGAACTCATTCTGTACCACCTCGCTTTGCTCGCCGAGCCGGGCCTCGATTCTGACGGGACTGTACGCCCACGCGCACGGTGTCACCAATAACTTTACCGAGTTCCCGACCGAAACGGCAACTTTCCCCAAGCGATTGCAAGACGCCGGGTACGAGACCGCTTACATCGGCAAGTACCACATGGGCGAAGACAACGACGAGCCACGCCCCGGTTTTGATTGGTTTGTCACCCATAAGGGACAAGGAAAATACTTCGACACCGCCTTCAATATCAATGGACAAGGGGCGAAAGTTGTCGAAGGTTATTACACGCACGTTGTCACCAATATGGCAATCGACTGGCTAGAGAAAGACCACGGCGACAAACCATGGTGTTTGATGATTGGGCAGAAGGCTCCCCACAGTTTCTATTTTCCAGAACCGAAGTACGAGCACGCGTTCGACGATGTCCAAGTCGAGTATCCCAAAACGGCATTCGATCTGGAGGACAAGCCAAAATGGATCAAACAGCGGCTTAGTACCTGGCACGGGATCTATGGTCCGCTTTTCGATTGGCGTAAAGACTTTCCCGACGACAGCCCCGAAGGTGTAAAAGCGTTCGAGGATATGGTTCACGCCTACTGGGGAACGATCCTCAGCGTCGACGACAGCATGGGCCGTCTTTACGATTGGCTGGAAAAGTCGGGCGAACTGGACAACACGGTCATTGTCTTCATGGGAGATAACGGCCTGTTGGAAGGCGAACATGGCATGGTCGACAAGCGGACGGCCCACGAGATGAGCATCCGCGTTCCCTTGATCGTTCGCTACCCTGAACTTGGCAAAGGCAAGACGCTTGACCAACAAGTGTTAACCGTCGATATGGCTCCGACGCTGATTGAACTCGCTGGTGGAAAGCCGATCGAGAATATTCATGGAGCATCCTGGGCAAAGCTGGCCGACGGCAGCGATGACGATTGGCGAACATCGTGGATCTATTACTACGATTACGAGAAGCAATTTCCTTACACGCCGAACGTTCGAGCTTTGCGTACCGATCGTTGGAAGTACATCCGATACCCACATGGCGATGGTTCCCCTGATCGTCACATGGCCGAGTTGTACGACTTGCAGAACGATCCCAAAGAAACGAAGAATCTCGCTGCCGATGCAAAGCATGCTGATTTGGTTCAGTCGCTTCGCAAAGAACTGGACCAGGAAATGGCGAATGTCGGGCTGACTCCCAAGACGGACAAGATGCCCATCGATCAAGGGATCGGCCAAGAGTTGCCGGACGAAAAGATCCGCTAA
- the modA gene encoding molybdate ABC transporter substrate-binding protein — protein sequence MSGDRISAPLQHAIRVLLLVGSLLGCSQNANAKRDTVVILGAASVKDLLNDLVLAAKPHIGPSVQIDISTGPSHALAQQILKGAPADIYVSANRKWADEIVSTGQTKLATDWLANSLVVVVPVNSKQKISVASDLKSPEIKRLAVAGENVPAGIYAKQALTALGQWDALVAAGKLVHGHDVRSTLAYAERGEVDAAIVYRTDAMHSTQVKVVTELSSETHDAIVYPLVRLQTESEAADRLYAFLSTPEADEIVKSHGFRLFRENAAKD from the coding sequence ATGTCAGGCGATCGAATTTCAGCTCCACTTCAACATGCCATCCGTGTTTTGCTGTTGGTCGGATCGCTGCTGGGATGTTCTCAGAACGCGAACGCTAAACGCGACACGGTAGTTATTCTTGGCGCCGCAAGCGTCAAGGATCTGCTGAACGATCTCGTCCTTGCCGCAAAACCTCATATCGGTCCGAGTGTCCAAATCGATATCAGTACGGGCCCTTCCCACGCTCTCGCCCAGCAAATTCTTAAGGGGGCTCCTGCCGATATCTATGTCTCAGCCAATCGCAAATGGGCTGACGAAATTGTAAGCACAGGGCAAACCAAGCTGGCTACCGATTGGCTTGCAAACTCTTTGGTAGTGGTCGTTCCGGTTAATTCGAAACAGAAAATATCCGTTGCGTCCGATTTAAAGTCACCAGAGATTAAGCGACTCGCCGTGGCCGGAGAAAACGTACCCGCGGGCATCTATGCGAAACAGGCCCTCACCGCGCTGGGGCAATGGGACGCACTCGTCGCGGCTGGCAAACTGGTTCATGGACACGATGTCCGTAGCACGCTTGCTTATGCGGAACGGGGCGAAGTCGATGCGGCGATCGTTTATCGGACCGATGCGATGCATTCTACTCAAGTTAAAGTAGTGACTGAGCTGTCGTCGGAAACTCACGATGCTATTGTTTATCCGCTGGTGCGTTTACAAACTGAGTCGGAAGCAGCCGACCGGTTGTATGCGTTTCTTTCGACTCCCGAGGCGGACGAGATTGTGAAGTCGCACGGCTTTCGGCTCTTCCGCGAAAATGCGGCGAAGGACTGA
- the modB gene encoding molybdate ABC transporter permease subunit has translation MNADQIAAILLSLKVSVISVILGLPPGLACGWLLARREFWGKTIVETLINLPLVLPPVITGYLLLVGFGRQGYLGMFLESVFGISIIFDWKGAAVAAAVVAFPLMVRSIRLGISSVDPTLEMAAQTLGATPWDAFWTVTVPLARSGIIAGCILAFARGFGEFGATIMISGNIPGKTQTVPLYVYDQMETPGGVENATSVIVVSVLIAGAALWVSERLEKSARSAKKQESDVT, from the coding sequence GTGAATGCGGATCAAATCGCTGCGATTCTCTTGAGCTTAAAGGTGTCTGTGATCAGTGTCATCCTGGGCCTCCCTCCGGGCCTAGCGTGCGGGTGGCTGTTGGCACGTCGAGAGTTCTGGGGCAAAACGATTGTCGAAACGCTCATCAATCTGCCGTTGGTCCTTCCGCCGGTGATCACTGGTTATCTTCTGTTGGTTGGTTTTGGCCGGCAGGGATACCTCGGCATGTTTCTCGAATCTGTCTTTGGTATTTCAATCATCTTTGATTGGAAAGGTGCAGCCGTTGCAGCGGCCGTCGTCGCGTTTCCGCTTATGGTGCGATCGATCCGGCTAGGGATCTCTTCGGTCGATCCAACTTTGGAAATGGCTGCCCAAACGCTCGGAGCAACTCCCTGGGATGCATTTTGGACGGTTACCGTTCCGCTGGCGCGTTCAGGCATTATCGCTGGGTGCATTCTTGCTTTCGCGCGGGGCTTCGGAGAATTCGGAGCCACAATCATGATCTCTGGAAACATTCCAGGCAAAACGCAAACAGTCCCTCTGTACGTCTACGATCAGATGGAGACGCCTGGCGGGGTCGAAAACGCAACGAGTGTCATCGTCGTATCCGTTTTGATTGCCGGGGCAGCTCTTTGGGTAAGCGAGCGATTGGAAAAGAGCGCCCGCAGTGCTAAGAAACAGGAATCGGACGTCACCTAA
- a CDS encoding RNA polymerase sigma factor yields the protein MLNPFREIALDDTTDVELVNSAQQGDRAALETLVLRHQAWIYNIAVRMVFEPQDAEEVTQEVFVKVITKLSTFKGESKFRTWLYRIAANHVLNMKRRPAETHRLTFAEYGSAINGISDADLPDPRSMPVALPILVEEAKTSCTMGMLLCLDRKQRLVFTLGEILGATDTIGGEVLEMSPANFRQSLARARRDLHNFLNNQCGLVNTSNPCRCPKKTRGFIEHGHVDPNRLLFTSDHFDRVRDMSEKTVRDIEDIVERQHTELFQDHPFLQPTQEIEWLQRLLERKDIQRTLRLS from the coding sequence ATGTTGAATCCCTTTCGGGAGATTGCCCTGGACGATACCACCGACGTCGAGCTCGTTAACTCGGCCCAGCAGGGCGATCGCGCAGCGCTCGAAACGCTGGTTTTGCGGCATCAGGCATGGATCTACAACATTGCGGTTCGGATGGTTTTCGAGCCGCAAGATGCGGAAGAGGTGACCCAAGAGGTGTTCGTCAAGGTAATCACGAAGCTGAGCACTTTTAAAGGGGAAAGCAAGTTCCGCACTTGGTTGTATCGAATTGCTGCCAATCATGTGCTGAACATGAAACGCCGTCCAGCCGAGACCCACCGACTGACGTTTGCCGAGTATGGATCGGCAATCAACGGTATTTCCGATGCCGATCTGCCTGATCCACGAAGTATGCCGGTAGCACTACCGATACTCGTTGAGGAAGCTAAAACAAGCTGCACGATGGGAATGCTGCTTTGCTTAGATCGCAAACAACGACTAGTCTTCACCCTGGGAGAAATACTTGGCGCGACCGATACGATCGGCGGCGAAGTTCTGGAAATGTCTCCCGCCAATTTTCGTCAATCGCTTGCGCGGGCACGTCGCGACCTGCACAACTTCCTGAACAACCAATGCGGACTGGTAAACACCAGCAATCCCTGCCGCTGTCCGAAAAAGACGCGGGGCTTCATCGAACATGGCCATGTCGATCCCAATCGCTTGTTGTTCACTTCTGATCACTTCGATCGGGTGCGCGATATGTCAGAGAAGACGGTTCGAGACATCGAAGATATCGTCGAACGGCAGCACACCGAGCTCTTTCAGGATCATCCTTTTCTTCAGCCGACGCAGGAAATTGAATGGCTGCAGCGACTCTTAGAGCGGAAAGATATCCAGCGGACATTGCGGCTAAGCTGA
- a CDS encoding pyruvate kinase: MLKRTKVVATIGPSATRAGELAQLVRAGADAFVVLLEDDKLADMHERHETVREVEGMVQQPIPLIAYTPFQEDADGLDALVSPKCLEWILSHEVDYVAISTPEGSRSISLVREALEKGNSQATILARLDDEANYRDIDSIIQAADGVVVTTQGFSKLETWSIPVMQKMVARQCQIGAKPCLVDRDILHTMLHEKDPTDSEVFDIANIVFDHADAILLGEETSVGEFPTQAVEVVSKTVIATESLMEITDRPIKVGFGQPPNTAALAYSIRHILKMQEIAAVAVYSHSAMTARLIAKNWIDCPVLGLSDIPSTVRQMGIYHGVVSRQMRAPGSTAEMLTTATSIAKQLDLVAPGDRMIVVSELPLHSTDNANAFVIETIR, encoded by the coding sequence ATGCTCAAGCGTACTAAGGTTGTCGCAACGATCGGCCCTAGCGCGACACGCGCCGGTGAACTGGCTCAATTGGTCCGCGCCGGTGCCGATGCCTTCGTAGTTTTGCTGGAAGACGACAAGCTTGCCGACATGCACGAGCGGCACGAAACGGTTCGTGAAGTGGAAGGAATGGTACAGCAGCCGATTCCCCTGATCGCGTACACTCCGTTCCAGGAAGACGCCGATGGGCTCGACGCGCTGGTTTCTCCCAAGTGCCTCGAATGGATTTTGAGTCACGAAGTCGACTACGTCGCCATTTCTACTCCAGAAGGTTCGCGTAGCATTTCGCTGGTCCGCGAAGCCCTTGAGAAAGGGAACAGTCAAGCCACGATCTTAGCTCGGCTTGACGACGAAGCGAACTACCGGGATATCGACAGCATAATTCAAGCCGCCGACGGTGTTGTCGTGACCACCCAAGGATTCTCGAAGCTCGAGACCTGGTCGATTCCGGTCATGCAGAAGATGGTCGCTCGGCAATGTCAGATTGGCGCAAAGCCTTGCCTGGTGGATCGCGATATTCTCCATACGATGCTGCACGAGAAAGATCCAACCGACAGCGAAGTGTTCGACATCGCGAACATCGTGTTCGATCATGCCGATGCCATTTTGCTGGGCGAGGAAACCTCGGTTGGCGAGTTTCCGACGCAAGCGGTCGAGGTCGTTTCCAAAACGGTTATTGCGACCGAAAGCTTGATGGAGATCACCGATCGCCCAATCAAAGTCGGCTTCGGCCAGCCCCCGAATACGGCGGCACTCGCTTATTCAATCCGGCACATTTTAAAGATGCAAGAGATTGCCGCGGTTGCCGTTTATTCTCATTCGGCAATGACGGCCAGACTTATTGCGAAGAACTGGATCGACTGTCCGGTGCTGGGGCTTTCCGATATCCCGTCTACCGTACGGCAAATGGGGATTTACCATGGGGTCGTTTCGCGCCAGATGCGTGCCCCTGGAAGTACGGCCGAGATGCTTACCACGGCAACGTCGATTGCGAAACAGCTTGATCTCGTCGCCCCGGGCGATCGAATGATCGTGGTATCCGAATTGCCGCTCCATTCGACCGACAATGCGAACGCGTTTGTGATTGAAACGATTCGTTAG